Proteins from a single region of Paenibacillus sp. BIHB 4019:
- the minD gene encoding septum site-determining protein MinD, which translates to MGEAIVVTSGKGGVGKTTTSANLGTALALLGKKVCMVDTDIGLRNLDVVMGLENRIIYDLIDVAEGRCRLNQALIKDKRFDELYMLPAAQTKDKNDVSPEQVKDMVLELKKEFDYVIIDCPAGIEQGFRNAIAGADRAIVITTPENAAVRDADRVIGLLEKEGIAAKIIINRIRQNMVKSGEMLDIDEICQVLAVDLLGIVPDDEKVIKSANTGEPTVMDPSSRAAIAYRNIARRILGDMVPLMLLDEKAGAFKRFRKFLGIG; encoded by the coding sequence ATGGGAGAAGCGATTGTTGTCACATCTGGAAAAGGCGGCGTTGGCAAGACGACTACGTCCGCTAATCTGGGAACGGCACTGGCTCTGCTTGGCAAGAAGGTATGTATGGTTGACACCGACATCGGACTGCGTAATTTGGATGTTGTTATGGGACTGGAAAACCGCATTATTTATGATCTTATCGATGTGGCAGAAGGCCGCTGCCGCTTGAATCAAGCGCTGATCAAGGACAAGCGCTTTGACGAGCTGTACATGCTGCCAGCTGCCCAAACGAAGGACAAAAATGATGTATCGCCCGAACAGGTCAAAGACATGGTGCTGGAGCTAAAGAAGGAATTTGATTATGTCATTATTGACTGCCCCGCCGGAATTGAACAGGGCTTCCGTAATGCGATTGCTGGTGCAGATCGCGCTATTGTCATTACAACACCAGAAAATGCTGCCGTTCGCGATGCAGACCGGGTAATTGGCCTGCTTGAGAAAGAAGGCATCGCCGCCAAAATCATCATTAACCGCATTCGCCAGAACATGGTGAAGAGCGGCGAAATGCTCGATATTGATGAAATTTGCCAGGTGCTTGCCGTTGATTTGCTCGGTATCGTGCCGGACGATGAGAAGGTTATCAAATCCGCAAATACGGGGGAGCCAACCGTAATGGACCCTTCCTCGCGCGCGGCGATTGCTTACCGCAACATTGCCCGCCGCATTTTGGGCGATATGGTTCCACTCATGCTGCTAGACGAGAAGGCAGGCGCCTTCAAACGGTTCCGCAAGTTTTTGGGAATAGGATGA
- the mreD gene encoding rod shape-determining protein MreD, with amino-acid sequence MSMMSTNRLILLLFLLFIIEGSIMPWIIPADYSSKIIPHFSFVFILYAALYSGRHRALLFGLGIGLIQDIVYYGHLLGVHTFMMGLIGYFAGLLFDRRRSTLLTCLSVIGFACIAYDSAVYFIYSLFRLTEESYAYALLDHILPSLFLQLAFALIIYVPVRKLYEQDAKLNQDQDEE; translated from the coding sequence ATGAGTATGATGAGCACAAATCGGCTTATCCTGCTGTTGTTTCTGCTTTTTATTATAGAAGGCAGCATTATGCCTTGGATCATTCCGGCGGATTATTCGAGTAAAATTATCCCGCATTTCAGTTTTGTCTTTATCTTATATGCTGCTCTGTATAGCGGCCGCCATCGCGCATTGCTGTTTGGTTTAGGTATCGGACTTATTCAGGATATCGTCTATTACGGTCATTTGCTCGGCGTTCATACGTTTATGATGGGGCTGATCGGCTATTTTGCCGGACTGCTGTTCGATCGCCGCCGCAGCACGCTGCTCACTTGCCTGTCCGTCATTGGCTTTGCATGCATCGCATACGATTCAGCCGTTTATTTCATTTATTCGCTTTTCCGGTTGACGGAGGAGTCGTATGCTTACGCGCTGCTGGATCATATTTTGCCTAGCTTATTTTTGCAGCTTGCCTTTGCCTTGATTATTTATGTGCCTGTTCGAAAGCTGTATGAGCAGGATGCGAAGCTTAATCAGGACCAGGATGAGGAATAA
- a CDS encoding M50 family metallopeptidase — protein sequence MVKWRGIRWSVHPLFVLVMAASVLTGYFVELFTLFLIVIVHEAGHVLVARYFGWHIREVKLLPFGGVAEVEDAGSLPAGEDALVAIAGPLQNVWMGLAAWGLGQLGLWDSEWSAYVVNANMMIGLFNLLPIYPLDGGKLLQAALSYSLNFYSVMRWTARISLVLSSLMISVSLLGLLRPGGGIQMNLLVIGTFLFMTNWTYNRSIPYLFLRFLMHRDQVAIRKMAQGVLASPIVVDGRHSAVYAVRLLWRERYHLFYIMERGSSIARVAPEQRVVDRYLLERNPNRPVIELLP from the coding sequence TTGGTTAAATGGAGGGGCATTCGCTGGTCGGTGCATCCGTTGTTTGTGCTGGTAATGGCGGCCTCGGTATTAACAGGTTATTTTGTCGAGCTGTTTACCTTGTTTTTAATCGTTATTGTCCATGAAGCAGGCCATGTGCTGGTGGCGCGTTATTTTGGCTGGCATATTCGTGAAGTTAAGCTGCTGCCGTTCGGCGGTGTGGCTGAAGTGGAGGATGCGGGCAGCCTGCCGGCAGGAGAGGATGCGCTCGTAGCGATAGCCGGCCCGCTGCAAAATGTATGGATGGGACTAGCTGCCTGGGGTCTCGGCCAGTTAGGGCTGTGGGATTCCGAATGGTCGGCCTATGTCGTTAATGCCAATATGATGATTGGCTTATTCAATTTATTGCCGATTTATCCGCTTGATGGCGGGAAGCTGCTGCAGGCTGCCCTTAGCTATAGCTTGAACTTTTACAGCGTCATGCGCTGGACGGCACGCATCAGCCTTGTGCTTAGCAGCTTGATGATCAGCGTTTCACTGCTGGGGCTGCTGCGTCCCGGCGGCGGCATTCAAATGAATCTGCTCGTCATTGGAACGTTTCTGTTTATGACGAACTGGACCTATAATCGGAGCATCCCGTATTTATTCCTTCGCTTTCTTATGCATCGCGACCAGGTAGCGATCCGTAAAATGGCGCAAGGCGTGCTTGCCAGCCCTATCGTGGTGGATGGCAGGCACTCTGCGGTTTATGCCGTCCGTTTGCTGTGGCGCGAGCGGTATCACCTGTTTTATATTATGGAGCGCGGCTCCAGCATAGCCAGGGTGGCTCCAGAGCAGCGTGTTGTAGATCGTTATTTGCTTGAGCGCAATCCGAACCGGCCTGTTATTGAGCTGCTGCCTTAA
- a CDS encoding rod shape-determining protein, with product MFGGLSKDLGIDLGTANTLVYVKGKGIVVREPSVVALRTDTKTIEAVGEQAKKMIGRTPGNIRAVRPMKDGVIADFETTATMIKYFIRSAQKQKSLFPRHPNVMICVPSGITAVEKRAVEDAAKQAGAREAYTIEEPFAAAIGADLPVWEPTGSMVVDIGGGTTEVAVISLGGIVTSRSIRVAGDEMDESIIQYIKRFYNLMIGERTAEQLKMDLGTALPLDPPESVEIRGRDLVSGLPKTLAITSDEVSEALADTVTAIVDAVKITLEKCPPELSADIMDRGIVLTGGGALLRNLDKLLQRETGMPVIVADNPLDCVAIGTGRSLDHIHLFKSRGGSGGRSRR from the coding sequence ATGTTTGGTGGTTTATCGAAAGATCTTGGCATTGACTTGGGAACAGCTAATACTCTTGTATACGTAAAAGGAAAAGGAATTGTCGTGAGGGAGCCGTCTGTGGTAGCCCTGCGTACCGATACGAAAACGATAGAAGCAGTTGGCGAGCAAGCGAAAAAAATGATCGGCAGAACGCCGGGCAATATTCGCGCCGTACGTCCAATGAAGGATGGCGTAATTGCCGACTTCGAAACGACAGCAACGATGATCAAATATTTTATCCGTTCAGCGCAAAAGCAGAAATCGTTGTTTCCGCGCCACCCGAACGTCATGATTTGCGTGCCGTCTGGCATTACTGCAGTTGAGAAGCGTGCTGTTGAAGATGCTGCGAAGCAAGCAGGAGCCCGCGAAGCCTATACGATTGAAGAGCCGTTCGCTGCAGCGATTGGCGCTGATTTGCCAGTTTGGGAACCGACGGGCAGCATGGTCGTTGATATTGGCGGCGGAACGACAGAGGTGGCAGTAATCTCGCTTGGCGGCATTGTAACAAGCCGTTCGATTCGCGTTGCTGGGGATGAAATGGATGAGTCGATTATCCAATACATTAAACGCTTTTACAATTTGATGATTGGGGAGCGTACCGCGGAGCAGCTTAAGATGGATCTGGGTACAGCACTGCCGCTTGATCCGCCGGAATCGGTGGAAATTAGAGGCCGTGATCTCGTATCCGGCCTGCCTAAGACGCTTGCGATAACATCGGATGAAGTAAGCGAAGCGCTTGCGGATACAGTGACAGCTATCGTGGATGCTGTTAAAATTACACTTGAAAAATGCCCGCCAGAGTTATCTGCGGATATTATGGATCGCGGCATTGTACTAACGGGCGGCGGAGCGCTGCTTCGCAATCTGGACAAGCTGCTGCAGCGCGAGACAGGCATGCCGGTCATTGTTGCGGACAACCCGCTTGACTGTGTAGCTATAGGTACCGGCCGTTCGCTTGACCATATTCATTTGTTCAAGAGCAGAGGCGGCTCAGGCGGTCGTTCGAGACGCTAG
- a CDS encoding septum site-determining protein MinC: MAEKQHIMIKGVKEGLVFLLDDSCELDLLLDELHYKLEKTHQQLLTGPLVHVHVKLGTRQLGDEDKERIRSVIRAQGNLIVQSVESESAEGSQPPPPPGIQLISGIIRSGQTMEREGDLLLTGDVNPGGTIISTGDIYVMGALRGVAHAGVNGRTDVIIAASLMRPTQLRIADIISRPPEEWMSGDPAMEFAFLNEGTMQMDKISQLYRLRNNPIMLRGV, encoded by the coding sequence GTGGCCGAAAAGCAGCATATTATGATTAAAGGCGTCAAGGAAGGTCTCGTGTTCCTTCTCGACGATAGTTGTGAGCTTGATTTATTGCTTGATGAGCTGCACTACAAGCTCGAGAAAACCCATCAGCAGCTGCTCACCGGCCCGCTCGTACACGTCCATGTCAAGCTGGGAACTAGGCAGCTCGGCGATGAGGATAAAGAACGGATTCGATCGGTCATTCGCGCGCAGGGCAATCTGATTGTACAATCGGTGGAATCGGAGTCCGCGGAAGGCAGCCAGCCGCCGCCGCCGCCGGGCATTCAGCTCATTAGCGGAATTATTCGATCGGGCCAAACGATGGAGCGTGAAGGCGATTTGCTGCTGACGGGGGATGTAAACCCGGGAGGAACGATTATAAGCACCGGCGATATTTATGTGATGGGCGCGCTGCGCGGCGTTGCTCATGCGGGTGTGAACGGACGAACGGATGTTATTATTGCGGCATCGCTGATGCGGCCGACGCAATTGCGCATAGCAGATATCATTAGCAGGCCGCCAGAGGAATGGATGTCGGGCGATCCGGCGATGGAGTTTGCTTTTTTGAATGAGGGAACGATGCAAATGGATAAAATTTCGCAATTATACCGTTTACGCAATAATCCGATTATGTTAAGAGGGGTGTAA
- the murC gene encoding UDP-N-acetylmuramate--L-alanine ligase: MNTAKHVHFIGIGGYGMSAIARVMLEKGYTVTGSDVARQELTEKLVAKGAKIYIGHEPENIKGAELVVYSTALTKDNVERRAAEALNIPVLHRSQMLAQLMNEGKGVAVAGAHGKTTTSSMIALVMENCGTDPTYIIGGEIVNVGTNAKAGSGEYVVAEADESDGSFLHYHPSIAIVTNIEPDHLENYDGDFGKLKDAYVQFLSQVKQDGKAIVCADDDNIDEIISKLYASQSLDPSQLVTYGIDGEAQYKAEQVVLGDRKVSFQLTHLGKLLGEVELSVPGKHNVYNAMATIITCLEAGLPFAQIAGAIREFIGAKRRFQVLGEVEDILVIDDYAHHPTEISATISAAKATGKRIVAVFQPQRYTRTYFLLDQFSRAFPEADEVIITDIYSPAGEQQIEGVNSQKLVELIKTNSNANTTFIATKEEVLEYLKTAASAGDLVITMGAGDIWKTADALAKWLKAGRK, translated from the coding sequence TTGAATACAGCAAAACATGTTCATTTCATCGGAATAGGCGGTTACGGGATGAGTGCTATCGCCCGCGTCATGCTGGAGAAGGGCTATACGGTAACTGGTTCTGATGTCGCTCGTCAGGAACTCACAGAGAAGCTGGTGGCGAAAGGCGCAAAAATTTATATCGGTCATGAACCGGAAAATATTAAAGGTGCGGAGCTTGTTGTTTACTCCACAGCACTGACCAAAGACAATGTGGAGCGGCGCGCGGCGGAGGCGCTAAATATTCCGGTGCTGCATCGCTCCCAAATGCTTGCCCAGCTAATGAATGAAGGCAAGGGCGTCGCCGTTGCAGGCGCTCATGGCAAAACGACAACCTCGTCGATGATTGCCCTTGTGATGGAAAACTGCGGAACGGATCCAACCTACATTATTGGCGGCGAGATCGTAAACGTGGGTACGAATGCTAAAGCCGGAAGCGGCGAATACGTAGTAGCGGAGGCAGATGAGAGCGATGGCTCTTTCCTGCATTACCATCCGTCGATTGCGATTGTAACCAATATTGAGCCGGATCATCTGGAAAATTATGACGGTGATTTTGGCAAGCTGAAAGATGCCTACGTTCAATTTCTGTCGCAGGTAAAGCAAGATGGCAAAGCTATCGTATGTGCTGACGATGACAATATTGACGAGATCATCAGCAAGCTGTATGCAAGCCAATCGCTCGATCCATCTCAGCTCGTTACTTACGGCATTGATGGCGAGGCCCAATACAAAGCGGAGCAAGTCGTACTGGGTGACCGCAAAGTATCGTTCCAATTGACCCATCTAGGAAAGCTCTTGGGCGAGGTTGAACTGTCTGTACCAGGTAAACATAATGTATATAATGCGATGGCTACTATTATTACCTGTCTGGAAGCAGGGCTGCCATTTGCACAAATTGCGGGCGCTATTCGTGAATTCATTGGGGCCAAGCGTCGATTCCAAGTGCTCGGCGAAGTAGAGGATATTCTCGTTATTGACGACTACGCCCATCATCCTACCGAGATCAGCGCGACGATCAGTGCTGCCAAAGCGACGGGCAAACGGATTGTAGCTGTGTTCCAGCCGCAGCGCTACACGCGTACCTATTTCCTTCTCGACCAGTTCAGCCGGGCGTTTCCGGAAGCGGACGAGGTCATCATTACCGATATTTATTCGCCAGCTGGCGAGCAGCAAATTGAAGGCGTCAACTCGCAGAAGCTGGTTGAGCTGATTAAGACGAACAGCAATGCGAATACGACTTTTATTGCAACAAAGGAAGAAGTGCTGGAGTATTTGAAGACAGCTGCTTCGGCTGGCGATCTTGTCATCACGATGGGAGCCGGCGATATTTGGAAAACAGCGGATGCTTTAGCTAAATGGTTAAAGGCAGGACGTAAATAA
- a CDS encoding DUF4321 domain-containing protein, whose translation MKKNGWMLLLFLVLGLLAGALVARWLESIPGITFLTKAIEASWSPAVDLYVLSFTMTINFQISLFSIIGVIVAIWLYRKL comes from the coding sequence ATGAAGAAAAACGGCTGGATGTTATTGCTTTTCCTAGTGCTCGGTCTGCTTGCGGGGGCCTTGGTGGCACGCTGGCTGGAGTCGATACCGGGAATAACTTTCTTGACCAAAGCGATTGAGGCTTCGTGGTCTCCTGCCGTTGATTTGTATGTACTGAGCTTTACAATGACGATTAACTTCCAAATTAGCTTATTCAGTATTATTGGTGTTATAGTGGCTATATGGCTTTATCGCAAACTGTAA
- a CDS encoding Maf family protein, whose translation MNPISQFVLASSSPRRKELVASLDLSLPVYILSSEADESVPSDWSPEQIVEQLSLRKARATAELLRKQGNTEPSIVVGADTIVVVDGHVLGKPADEADAFAMLSSLQGRAHEVYTGVACVLTHNGEQSSAHRMTKVHMRPLKEDQINRYIATGEPHDKAGSYGIQGYGATLVERIEGCYFNVVGLPLSLLSDMLAAYRIHVF comes from the coding sequence ATGAATCCGATCAGCCAGTTCGTGCTGGCATCGTCGTCTCCGCGCCGGAAGGAACTGGTCGCCTCTCTTGACCTTTCCTTGCCGGTTTATATTTTGTCCTCGGAAGCGGACGAAAGCGTGCCCTCCGATTGGAGCCCCGAGCAAATTGTAGAACAGCTTTCCTTGCGCAAGGCGCGGGCAACGGCTGAGCTTTTGCGGAAGCAGGGAAATACGGAACCCTCTATCGTCGTTGGCGCGGACACGATTGTCGTTGTGGATGGCCATGTGCTGGGCAAGCCAGCAGATGAGGCAGATGCTTTTGCGATGTTGAGCAGCCTACAAGGCAGAGCTCATGAAGTATATACAGGTGTAGCTTGTGTTTTAACGCATAATGGTGAACAATCCTCGGCTCATCGCATGACGAAGGTGCATATGAGGCCGCTTAAGGAAGACCAGATTAATCGGTATATAGCTACTGGAGAGCCGCATGACAAAGCCGGGTCTTATGGCATTCAAGGTTATGGGGCTACGCTTGTTGAGCGGATCGAGGGCTGTTATTTCAATGTAGTCGGGTTGCCGTTGTCACTGCTGTCAGACATGCTGGCGGCGTATCGCATACATGTATTTTGA
- the radC gene encoding DNA repair protein RadC, with protein MESQRQFIRDVPQEERPRERLIKYGAEALSHTELLAILLRTGTKKESVVHLAGNIMKECGNLRNLMDMSLEELTAIRGIGPAKAIQLRAGLELGRRVSRTGNGDVVTVQRPEDAANYVMDELRHLKKEHFVCLFLNTKNHIIAQETLSMGTLNASLVHPREVFRAAIKCSSASLICVHNHPSGDPTPSAEDIALTKRLVSAGELVGIEVLDHLVIGDGRFISLKEQGYM; from the coding sequence ATGGAGTCGCAGCGCCAATTCATTCGTGATGTCCCACAGGAAGAACGTCCAAGAGAGCGATTAATTAAATATGGGGCCGAAGCGCTCAGTCACACGGAATTATTGGCTATTCTTTTGCGAACGGGTACGAAAAAGGAATCAGTTGTCCATCTTGCGGGTAATATCATGAAGGAATGTGGCAATTTGCGCAACTTGATGGATATGAGCCTGGAAGAGCTGACAGCGATTCGCGGCATTGGCCCGGCGAAAGCGATTCAATTGCGTGCAGGACTTGAGCTCGGACGCAGAGTGTCTCGTACAGGCAATGGCGACGTTGTTACGGTGCAGAGGCCAGAGGATGCGGCGAATTATGTCATGGATGAGCTTCGTCATTTGAAAAAGGAGCATTTCGTCTGTCTTTTTTTAAATACGAAAAATCACATTATCGCCCAAGAGACGCTATCGATGGGCACGCTGAATGCGTCGCTCGTTCATCCGCGAGAAGTATTTCGTGCGGCTATTAAATGCAGCAGCGCCTCGCTCATTTGCGTGCATAATCATCCGAGCGGCGATCCTACGCCCAGTGCTGAAGACATTGCGCTGACGAAGAGGCTCGTCTCTGCTGGCGAGCTGGTAGGCATTGAAGTGCTGGATCATTTGGTTATTGGTGATGGAAGGTTTATTAGTTTGAAGGAACAAGGCTACATGTAA
- a CDS encoding FtsW/RodA/SpoVE family cell cycle protein — MLNKFKKIDWGIIAILVCLMVISLFVIHSATFHDTNYAGSENKMMIFYAVGFFIAIFAALFDYRILLKTWHVLYGFGVTLLIMVYFFGSVINGAKGWFKLGSFSFQPAEIMKIFLIIGIAYIMGRRKGDRLGFSQDLLPIAAFSLLPFALVMMQPDLGNAIIYLVIVLGMLWIGNVKYKHVLVGLAVVVGGLILFMTLFNMFNTEIYTYLKEKELTHWYNRINTFMHPEEASADASYQSQNAKIAIGSGGLTGDGYLQGEMKNGKFIPYPYSDSIFAVIGEEFGFQGAAVLLLLYFLLIYRIIIIAFKCHDLRASYMTIGIASMFVFQIFQNIGMMIGLMPITGITLPFISYGGTSLLLNMICIGIVFSIKAHQEVYELAE, encoded by the coding sequence GTGCTAAATAAATTCAAAAAAATTGACTGGGGTATTATTGCAATCCTGGTCTGTCTGATGGTTATTAGTTTGTTTGTTATCCATAGTGCAACTTTTCATGATACGAATTATGCTGGTTCAGAAAATAAAATGATGATATTTTATGCAGTAGGCTTTTTTATTGCTATTTTTGCCGCATTGTTTGATTATCGTATTTTACTGAAAACCTGGCATGTATTGTACGGATTTGGTGTTACATTGCTCATAATGGTATATTTCTTCGGCTCTGTCATCAATGGAGCGAAAGGCTGGTTTAAGCTCGGCAGCTTTTCCTTTCAACCGGCAGAGATCATGAAAATCTTTTTGATTATCGGTATTGCCTACATCATGGGAAGAAGAAAAGGCGATAGATTAGGCTTTTCTCAAGATTTATTACCGATTGCGGCCTTTTCTTTATTGCCGTTCGCACTTGTAATGATGCAGCCCGATTTAGGAAATGCGATTATTTATTTGGTTATCGTGCTCGGAATGCTGTGGATTGGAAATGTTAAATATAAGCATGTTCTTGTAGGGCTTGCTGTCGTTGTCGGCGGTTTAATCTTGTTCATGACGCTGTTTAATATGTTCAATACAGAAATATATACGTATTTGAAAGAAAAAGAATTAACGCACTGGTACAATCGGATTAATACGTTTATGCATCCTGAGGAAGCATCTGCTGATGCAAGCTATCAATCCCAAAATGCTAAAATTGCAATAGGCTCCGGCGGGCTTACGGGGGATGGCTATCTTCAGGGCGAGATGAAAAATGGAAAGTTCATTCCTTACCCGTATTCGGATTCCATTTTTGCTGTCATCGGCGAGGAGTTTGGGTTTCAGGGGGCAGCTGTATTATTGCTGCTGTATTTCCTGCTCATTTATCGAATTATAATAATCGCCTTCAAATGTCATGATTTGCGGGCCTCCTATATGACGATAGGCATCGCGTCGATGTTCGTATTCCAGATTTTCCAAAATATCGGCATGATGATCGGACTAATGCCGATTACCGGCATCACGCTGCCATTCATCAGTTATGGCGGCACCTCACTGCTGCTGAATATGATTTGTATTGGTATCGTATTCAGTATAAAGGCCCATCAGGAAGTATATGAGCTGGCTGAATAA
- the mreC gene encoding rod shape-determining protein MreC — translation MFGFILFIVVIGFSLSDRKELSMPEKFIGDSVGFVQQWFYVPAASIAGFFEDIGNLRSIYEENEYLRLTAAAYARDKIGYNFLQEENERLQKELNFTEQQKKINNYNYRIAHVIAIDNNPYSKTLEINLGSLSGIKQNMAVTTIDGIIGIISQVRPNTATVMPITELDDKSPTSNAIAATILGKSDSFGMVTSYDDETQRLIMTRIAENDKMIVGDLVVTSGSDSVYPRGLVIGTVETKEEGNFGLTYTASIEMAANLNQLKEVFVVEVAASEDAGK, via the coding sequence ATGTTCGGGTTTATTCTGTTCATTGTGGTCATCGGCTTCTCGCTAAGTGACCGTAAGGAGCTGAGTATGCCGGAGAAGTTTATCGGAGATTCAGTCGGATTCGTTCAGCAATGGTTTTATGTGCCCGCTGCTTCAATAGCGGGTTTCTTTGAGGATATTGGCAATCTCCGGTCGATTTATGAGGAGAATGAGTACCTTAGACTGACAGCAGCGGCTTATGCACGCGACAAAATCGGCTATAACTTTTTGCAGGAAGAAAATGAGCGTTTGCAGAAAGAGCTGAATTTTACCGAGCAGCAGAAAAAAATTAACAATTACAACTACCGGATTGCCCATGTCATTGCCATTGATAATAATCCATATAGCAAGACGCTGGAAATCAATCTGGGCTCGCTGAGTGGCATTAAGCAGAATATGGCGGTTACGACAATTGACGGCATTATCGGTATCATCAGCCAAGTGAGGCCGAATACGGCAACCGTCATGCCGATTACGGAGCTGGATGACAAGTCGCCGACTTCCAATGCGATTGCGGCGACTATTCTCGGCAAAAGCGACTCTTTCGGCATGGTTACCAGCTATGATGATGAGACGCAGCGGCTGATTATGACGAGAATCGCCGAGAACGACAAAATGATTGTGGGTGACCTGGTTGTTACTTCAGGGAGCGACAGCGTTTATCCGCGTGGTCTTGTAATTGGAACAGTAGAGACGAAGGAAGAAGGCAACTTTGGCTTGACGTATACGGCTTCTATTGAGATGGCAGCTAATTTGAACCAGCTTAAAGAGGTGTTTGTCGTCGAGGTCGCTGCATCGGAGGATGCGGGCAAATGA
- a CDS encoding M23 family metallopeptidase, with the protein MMDTKEAVRKRREEKIRRLMEQPVRDGFMQERLSRVEYSVPAVPPSYPVLDEEERDPEKLWKESPNPWDGWTQIQDDQRSRTSRIDYRYRNEPGEPPYAEPPKGGRPHPFFRELRWKMIAAAVLFAGIWGLYQTDEEWALESRTYVAQALHDELDFASAAKWYKETFAGAPTFIPIFQEEQKEATAAEGTVKLPIVAPLEGGAIVRTFAELLNGVELAGSSEEAVNAVETGRVLVVSEPSDDGVTVVVQHADERVSVYGKLGYASVGVNDWVEAGDQVGSLRRASGEEPSLLYFAIKQNDRYIDPVSVIPLG; encoded by the coding sequence ATGATGGATACGAAGGAAGCGGTGCGCAAGCGCCGAGAAGAGAAAATTAGACGATTGATGGAGCAGCCTGTTCGGGATGGATTCATGCAAGAGCGGCTTTCAAGAGTGGAATACAGTGTGCCGGCTGTGCCGCCGTCCTATCCCGTGCTGGATGAGGAGGAGCGGGATCCGGAGAAACTGTGGAAAGAGAGCCCGAATCCTTGGGATGGCTGGACGCAGATACAGGATGATCAGCGAAGCCGGACGAGCCGTATCGATTATCGATACAGAAATGAGCCGGGAGAACCGCCGTATGCGGAACCGCCAAAAGGGGGACGACCACATCCTTTTTTTCGTGAGCTGCGCTGGAAAATGATTGCGGCAGCTGTATTGTTCGCCGGCATATGGGGCTTATACCAGACCGATGAGGAGTGGGCATTGGAGAGCCGAACTTATGTAGCACAGGCGCTTCATGATGAGCTGGATTTTGCAAGTGCGGCCAAGTGGTATAAAGAAACGTTTGCAGGAGCGCCGACGTTTATTCCGATTTTTCAAGAGGAGCAGAAGGAGGCGACGGCTGCCGAAGGGACTGTCAAGCTGCCTATCGTTGCTCCGCTTGAGGGCGGTGCTATCGTACGTACATTTGCCGAGCTGCTGAATGGTGTTGAGCTTGCAGGGTCATCGGAGGAAGCGGTAAATGCGGTGGAGACGGGCAGAGTGCTTGTAGTCTCGGAGCCATCGGATGATGGAGTAACCGTCGTAGTTCAGCATGCGGATGAACGAGTCAGCGTATATGGCAAGCTAGGGTATGCATCGGTTGGCGTGAATGATTGGGTAGAAGCGGGCGACCAGGTCGGGAGCCTGCGCAGAGCAAGCGGCGAGGAACCGAGCCTGCTTTATTTTGCAATTAAGCAAAACGACCGCTATATTGATCCGGTAAGCGTGATCCCGCTTGGTTAA